From Triticum urartu cultivar G1812 chromosome 2, Tu2.1, whole genome shotgun sequence, a single genomic window includes:
- the LOC125539373 gene encoding two-component response regulator ORR21-like: MAPPEEAGGGDQFPVGMKVLVVDDDQTCLAVLKRMLVQCRYDATTCSQATRALAMLRENRGAFDVIISDVHMPDMNGFRLLELVGLEMDLPVIMMSADSRTDLVMKGIKHGACDYLIKPVRMEELKNIWQHVVRKKFGGSKEHEHSGSLDDTDRNRLTNNDNEYASSANDGAEDSWKSQKKKRDKEEDDSELESGDPSNNSKKPRVVWSVELHQQFVNAVNHLGIDKAVPKKILELMNVPGLTRENVASHLQKFRLYLKRIAQHHAGMANPYSVPASSAQVASLGGLDFQALAASGQIPPQALAALQDELLGRPTNSLVLPGRDQSSLRLAAVKGNKPHGEQIAFGQPIYKVQNNSYAALPQNSSAVGRMPSFSAWPNNKLGMSDSMSALGHVNNSQNSNMVLHELQQQPDTMLSGTLHTLDVKPSGIVMPSQSLNTFPASEGLSPNQNSLIIPSQSSGFLTGIPPSMKPELVLPTSQSSNSLLGGIDLINQASTSQPFISSHGGNLPGLMNRNSNVMPSQGISSFQTGNTPYLVNQNSMGMGSKPPGVLKTESTDSLNQNYAYANHMDSGLLSSQSKNAQFGFLQSPNDITGGWSSLQNMDGYRNTVGPSQPVSSSSSFQSSNAALGKLPDQGRGKNLGFVGKGTCIPNRFAVDEIESPTNSLSHSIGSSGDIPDMFGFSGQM; the protein is encoded by the exons ATGGCGCCGCcggaggaggccggcggcggGGACCAGTTCCCGGTGGGAATGAAGGTGCTGGTCGTCGACGACGACCAGACGTGCCTCGCCGTGCTCAAGAGGATGCTCGTCCAGTGCCGCTACGACG CTACAACTTGTTCTCAGGCCACGAGAGCATTAGCTATGCTGCGAGAGAACAGGGGTGCTTTTGATGTTATAATTAGTGATGTTCACATGCCTGATATGAATGGATTCAGGTTACTTGAACTTGTAGGCCTTGAGATGGATCTTCCAGTTATTA TGATGTCTGCTGATTCAAGGACGGATCTAGTAATGAAAGGAATAAAACATGGAGCATGTGATTATTTGATTAAACCTGTCAGGATGGAAGAGTTAAAAAACATCTGGCAACATGTTGTGAGGAAAAAGTTTGGTGGAAGCAAGGAACATGAGCATTCAGGTAGCTTAGATGATACAGATCGGAACAGACTAACTAATAATGATAATGAGTATGCTTCCTCTGCAAATGATGGAGCTGAGGATAGCTGGAAGTCTCAGAAAAAGAAACGGGATAAAGAAGAGGATGACAGTGAATTGGAAAGTGGTGATCCTTCTAATAATTCGAAGAAACCCAGAGTTGTTTGGTCAGTTGAGCTCCATCAACAATTTGTAAATGCAGTTAATCACCTCGGAATAGACA AAGCTGTTCCCAAGAAAATTTTGGAGTTGATGAATGTCCCTGGTTTAACTAGGGAAAACGTCGCCAGCCATTTGCAG AAATTCAGATTGTATCTGAAAAGGATAGCTCAGCATCATGCAGGAATGGCCAATCCATATAGTGTGCCTGCTTCTAGTGCTCAAGTGGCCTCCTTGGGAGGACTTGATTTCCAAGCTTTGGCTGCTTCAGGTCAAATCCCTCCTCAAGCCCTGGCAGCTTTGCAGGATGAGCTCCTAGGACGACCTACAAACAGCCTGGTGTTGCCTGGAAGGGACCAGTCATCTTTACGACTTGCTGCAGTCAAAGGAAATAAGCCCCATGGAGAGCAAATAGCATTTGGGCAGCCGATATACAAGGTCCAGAATAATTCATATGCGGCATTACCCCAAAACAGCTCTGCAGTTGGAAGAATGCCTTCTTTTTCAGCTTGGCCCAATAACAAACTTGGTATGTCAGATTCAATGAGCGCACTGGGTCATGTGAATAATTCTCAGAATAGCAATATGGTCTTGCACGAATTGCAACAGCAGCCAGATACCATGCTGTCGGGAACCCTTCACACTCTAGATGTCAAACCTTCCGGCATAGTAATGCCATCTCAGTCATTAAATACTTTCCCAGCTAGTGAGGGTCTCTCTCCTAATCAAAATTCCTTGATTATACCTTCTCAATCGTCAGGTTTTCTAACAGGCATTCCTCCATCCATGAAGCCTGAACTTGTTCTCCCAACTTCTCAATCATCAAACAGTCTGTTAGGTGGGATTGATCTGATTAACCAAGCTTCAACCAGTCAGCCTTTCATTAGTAGCCATGGAGGAAATCTTCCTGGTCTCATGAATCGTAACTCAAATGTGATGCCATCACAAGGAATAAGTAGCTTTCAAACTGGTAATACTCCATATCTGGTTAATCAGAACTCTATGGGAATGGGCTCTAAACCACCTGGTGTTCTAAAGACTGAGAGCACTGACTCTCTTAACCAAAACTATGCTTATGCCAACCATATGGATTCCGGCTTGCTGTCTTCTCAGTCAAAAAATGCACAGTTCGGTTTTCTGCAGAGTCCAAATGATATCACAGGTGGCTGGTCTTCTTTGCAAAATATGGATGGTTATAGAAATACTGTTGGGCCAAGTCAGCCAGTGTCCAGTTCGTCTAGCTTTCAGAGTTCTAATGCAGCCCTTGGGAAATTGCCTGATCAAGGACGAGGAAAAAATCTTGGATTTGTTGGGAAGGGTACTTGCATCCCGAACCGCTTTGCAGTGGATGAGATTGAATCTCCAACTAACAGCTTGAGTCACAGCATTGGAAGCAGTGGAGACATCCCTGACATGTTCGGATTTAGTGGACAGATGTGA
- the LOC125539374 gene encoding hexuronate transporter-like has product MVSTSTHTLVQRRRRQWTLALVTVASLLERADEALLPAVYREVGAELGASPAALGSLTLCRALVQAMCYPLAACAAARHDRARVVAAGAFLWAVATMLVGVSGTFAQMAIARGFNGVGLALVVPAMNSLAADYSDDTTRGSAFGWLGMASRLGAMTGGTLGVLLAPTTFLGVPGWRLAFHILALLSVALAVSTWFLASDPRPPSTSEKSTATVARELAMEARDVVRLPTFQILVAQGVAGSVPWTALTFAAMWLELVGFTHWETSVITNLNQLTGALGSLFAGLIGDPMARRFPNAGRVALAQVSTASTVPVAAVLLLALPIDPSAGAAYAAAFAVLGFVMPWCPPATNNPILAEIVPEKARTTVYALDRFFETIFSSFAPAVVGILAERVFGYQPASGGTGKAERENAAALAKAVFAEIAVPMAICCSIYSLLYCTYPSDRQRAQKAALVAPEEEDCEHAASSTPTGVDGLNQALLARSD; this is encoded by the exons ATGGTGAGCACGAGCACCCACACGTTGGTGCAGCGGCGGCGGAGGCAATGGACGCTGGCGCTGGTGACGGTGGCGTCGCTGCTGGAGCGCGCCGACGAGGCGCTGCTGCCGGCCGTGTACAGGGAGGTGGGCGCCGAGCTGGGCGCGTCCCCGGCCGCGCTGGGCTCCCTCACGCTGTGCCGCGCGCTCGTCCAGGCCATGTGCTACCCGCTCGCGGCGTGCGCCGCGGCGCGCCACGACCGCGCGCGCGTCGTCGCCGCGGGCGCCTTCCTCTGGGCCGTCGCCACCATGCTCGTCGGCGTCTCCGGCACTTTTGCCCAG ATGGCGATCGCGAGAGGGTTTAACGGCGTCGGCCTGGCGctggtggtgccggcgatgaacTCCCTGGCGGCCGACTACAGCGACGACACGACGCGCGGCTCGGCGTTCGGGTGGCTGGGGATGGCGAGCCGCCTGGGCGCCATGACGGGGGGCACACTCGGCGTGCTGCTCGCGCCCACGACCTTCCTCGGCGTCCCCGGCTGGCGCCTGGCATTCCACATACTCGCGCTCCTCAGCGTCGCGCTCGCCGTCTCGACGTGGTTCCTCGCCTCGGACCCCCGTCCGCCCAGCACGTCCGAGAAGAGCACGGCAACGGTGGCCAGAGAGCTCGCCATGGAGGCCAGGGACGTGGTGCGCTTGCCGACGTTCCAGATCCTGGTGGCGCAGGGGGTGGCCGGGTCGGTGCCGTGGACGGCGCTCACCTTCGCCGCCATGTGGCTGGAGCTCGTGGGGTTCACGCACTGGGAGACCAGCGTCATCACCAACCTCAACCAGCTGACCGGGGCGCTCGGCTCGCTGTTCGCCGGGCTCATCGGGGACCCAATGGCCCGGCGGTTCCCGAACGCCGGCAGGGTCGCGCTGGCGCAGGTGAGCACGGCGTCGACCGTCCCGGTCGCCGCCGTCCTGCTGCTCGCGCTGCCCATCGACCCCTCGGCCGGGGCCGCGTAcgccgccgccttcgccgtcCTCggcttcgtcatgccctggtgcCCCCCGGCCACCAACAA CCCGATACTCGCGGAGATCGTGCCGGAGAAGGCGAGGACGACGGTGTACGCGCTGGACAGGTTCTTCGAGACGATCTTCTCGTCGTTCGCGCCGGCCGTCGTGGGCATCCTGGCGGAGCGGGTCTTCGGGTACCAGCCGGCGTCCGGCGGCACCGGGAAGGCTGAACGGGAGAACGCCGCCGCGCTGGCGAAGGCTGTTTTCGCGGAGATCGCCGTGCCCATGGCCATCTGCTGCAGCATCTACTCCTTGCTCTACTGCACGTACCCATCGGACAGACAGCGCGCGCAGAAGGCGGCTCTGGTCGCGCCAGAGGAAGAGGACTGTGAACATGCTGCTTCTAGTACTCCTACTGGGGTGGATGGCTTAAACCAGGCATTGCTGGCCAGAAGTGACTAG